Below is a window of Candidatus Atribacteria bacterium DNA.
TATCACTTCTTCTAGTTTCTGAAAAACTTTTTCCCTCTTCTCCCTCATACAAAAGTTCTGAACGCGTTCAATAGGGGGAGCTATTATATTCCGACCCTTCGGCATTAGCTAAGAGCCTTTTTATTTTTTTTGGGTATTTTTTACAGAAATAATGTATGATATATAATCTAAAGAACAGAAATATGATAAAATAATATAAATGCTTTTCTGGTGTTAAAAAATAGGTTTATGTTAGAGAAGATAAGTATGTTTTAAATAGCAAATAATGTTTAAGGGAAATTTTATTAAAGGAGTTTTGATAGATATGAAAAATCCCCGATCAAATACTTTGGCCAAGGCCGGAATTATAACGGGAATATCTTTGTTTTTGGGATTGCTTTTTGATTACTTTTTCTATGGTAAAATTCCTGGTATTTCGTTTCCGTTTTATGTTGTTTTGGTCATAGCAGGACTTTTTGTTATTTCGTATTTTTTTAAGAAGCAAATAAGTAAAGAGGTTCTTTGGCTTTTGGCGTTGCTTATATTCTTTAGCGCCATGGTTTTTATCCGTTCTAGCTTCCTGCTCATATTTCTTAATGTAGTAGCTTCATTGCTGTTGTTACTTGTAATCACCGAGGTATCTTTCGGCGAAAAAGTGAAAAACTTTTTAATCGAAGATTATATAAAAATCTTTTTTTTACCGTTTATGTTTATCTGTCCGTTATTTCAAACTCTATCCAATTTATTTTCGCAACGGGGAGTAAATAAAGACCGAAAAGTTTTTTCACAGATCGCGAAGGGTGTTTTAATGGCCTTTCCTGTTCTGTTTGTTTTTTTACTTCTTTTTTCTTCAGCAGATTTAATATTCCAAAAACATGTCTTAAATTTAATCAATATCGATAATGAACTGGAAATAATTTTTAGGTTTATTTTGATTTTGATAGCGACGCTGGTTTATATTGGTGCATATACTTATTCCTTCCGAGAAAAAGAAGGTAAAATTACCGTACAGCAAAATAGTAAAAACCATACGCTTGGGCATATCGAAAGCTCCATTCTGCTCGGCTCTGTTAATGTTCTGTTTTTCATCTTTATGCTTGTTCAATTAACTTATCTTTTTGGAGGAGAAAGCAATATATCCGCCCAAGGTTTTACCTATGCCGAATATGCACGACGTGGCTTTTTTGAGCTGATAGCGGTAGCTATTATTTCTTTACTCTTACTTTTGACCATAGAAAAATATGTTATTAAAAAAGAGACTGAACATGCGTTAGGATTTAAGATTTTCAGCACTGCGCTAGTTGTTCAGGTAATTTTAATCATAACTTCTGCTTTTACTCGCTTATCGCTTTACGAAAAAGCATATGGATTTACAACTTTGAGATTGTACAGCCACGTATTTATCATTTTGTTGGCGGTCATCTTCTGTTTGTTGCTTTACAAAATCTATAGAGACAAACGAGAGCACACTTTTGCCTTTCGTGTTTTTCTCTCGATTGCCTTGTTTCTGGCTGTTATGAATTTTCTCAATCCCGATGCCTATATAGCACGACGGAATATTGAGCGTTTTGATGCAACCGGAAAACTTGATATTTACTATTTAAGCCACCTTTCAGACGATGCTATACCCGATACTATCAAGGTATTAAATCTTTCAAATGATGATCTAAGAAAAAGTTTTGCTCGCGAATTATACTGGCGCACTCAAAATAGCGATTCTCCCTATTTTTTACAATGGCAATCGCTTAATATATCGCGTATGAGGGCGTATAAAATTCTTAATTCAAAAATCCGTGACTTTGAAACATATAAGGATTACCAGCAACAAAAGTTTGATCCAGTAGAACACTATGAGTAAGATATAATCGTACGGCACGCCA
It encodes the following:
- a CDS encoding DUF4173 domain-containing protein, whose product is MFKGNFIKGVLIDMKNPRSNTLAKAGIITGISLFLGLLFDYFFYGKIPGISFPFYVVLVIAGLFVISYFFKKQISKEVLWLLALLIFFSAMVFIRSSFLLIFLNVVASLLLLLVITEVSFGEKVKNFLIEDYIKIFFLPFMFICPLFQTLSNLFSQRGVNKDRKVFSQIAKGVLMAFPVLFVFLLLFSSADLIFQKHVLNLINIDNELEIIFRFILILIATLVYIGAYTYSFREKEGKITVQQNSKNHTLGHIESSILLGSVNVLFFIFMLVQLTYLFGGESNISAQGFTYAEYARRGFFELIAVAIISLLLLLTIEKYVIKKETEHALGFKIFSTALVVQVILIITSAFTRLSLYEKAYGFTTLRLYSHVFIILLAVIFCLLLYKIYRDKREHTFAFRVFLSIALFLAVMNFLNPDAYIARRNIERFDATGKLDIYYLSHLSDDAIPDTIKVLNLSNDDLRKSFARELYWRTQNSDSPYFLQWQSLNISRMRAYKILNSKIRDFETYKDYQQQKFDPVEHYE